In one window of Hevea brasiliensis isolate MT/VB/25A 57/8 chromosome 10, ASM3005281v1, whole genome shotgun sequence DNA:
- the LOC110631646 gene encoding LOW QUALITY PROTEIN: 2-phytyl-1,4-beta-naphthoquinone methyltransferase, chloroplastic (The sequence of the model RefSeq protein was modified relative to this genomic sequence to represent the inferred CDS: inserted 3 bases in 2 codons; substituted 1 base at 1 genomic stop codon) translates to MAALQLSXAFSSGPRTSIFWFRYRPVRCTNERQALFSRIASVYDNLNDLXSLGQHRIWKRMAVSWTGAKMGDSVLDLCCGSGDLAFLXSDKVRSNGKVTGVDFLREQLLIASSRQQLSSKECYQIIEWVEGDATDLPFSDCNFDAVTMGYGLQHVIDKRKSMQEIFRILKPGAKASVLDFNKSTQPFVVSFQEWMIGSVVVPVASAHGLAKEYEYLNSSIREFLTGEELGELALEAGFSTAKHYEISGGLMGNLVASR, encoded by the exons ATGGCTGCTCTTCAGCTCAGTTAAGCCTTCTCATCAGGTCCACGAACTTCCATTTTTTGGTTCAGATACCGGCCTGTTCGATGCACTAACGAACGCCAGGCGCTCTTTAGCCGCATTGCTTCTGTTTACGATAAC TTGAATGATT TTAGTCTGGGTCAGCATCGAATATGGAAACGAATGGCTGTATCCTGGACTgg GGCAAAAATGGGGGACAGTGTGTTGGATTTGTGTTGTGGAAGTGGGGATTTAGCATTTCT GTCTGACAAAGTTCGCTCCAATGGAAag GTGACAGGTGTTGATTTCTTGAGGGAGCAGCTGTTGATTGCTTCATCCCGGCAACAATTGTCTTCAAAAGAATGCTACCAAATCATCGA GTGGGTTGAGGGTGATGCAACTGATTTGCCATTTTCTGATTGTAACTTTGATGCTGTTACCATGGGTTATGGGCTCCAACATGTGATTGATAAGCGCAAGTCCATGCAGGAGATATTTCGAATCCTCAAACCAG GTGCAAAAGCATCTGTCCTTGACTTTAATAAGAGTACTCAACCATTTGTGGTTTCATTTCAG GAATGGATGATTGGCAGTGTTGTTGTTCCTGTAGCATCTGCCCATGGCCTTGCAAAAGAGTATGAATACTTGAACAGCTCAATCAGAGAATTTTTGACAG GGGAGGAGTTGGGGGAACTTGCTCTGGAAGCAGGATTTTCGACTGCCAAACATTATGAAATTAGTGGAGGCCTAATGGGAAACCTAGTGGCCTCCCGTTAG
- the LOC110631645 gene encoding cysteine-rich receptor-like protein kinase 2 isoform X2, whose protein sequence is MTCGRQLGHNSSIYVPNFVATMENISEQMRNSGFGVAVTGSGPDADYGLAQCYRDLSLLDCVLCYTAARTVLPQCYPYNGGRIFLDGCFVRSENYSFYEEYKGPEDEVVCGNTTRKNSTFGESARQALSTAVSTARNNQGYARAQVAVAGTNESAYVLVDCWRTLNASSCRACLENATASILGCLPWSEGRALYTGCFMRYSDSNFLNAEPRNGRSRGKVIVIVVSIVSSLVVLGVGVTIGIYIRKHRYLKKKRRGSNDIHKLVKTLIDSSLNFKYSTLEKATGSFDDANKLGQGGFGSVYKGVLPDGREIAVKRLFFNNRHRAADFYNEVNMISSVEHKNLVRLLGCSCSGPESLLVYEFLPNKSLDRFIFDQNKGKTLTWEKRYNIIMGTAEGLVYLHENSKIRIIHRDIKASNILLDTRFRAKIADFGLARSFQEDKSHISTAIAGTLGYMAPEYLAHGQLTEKADVYSFGVLLLEIVTGRQNNRSKTSEYTDSLVTLTWKKFQAGTVEELYDPNLMLHNHHNSNVKNDVLRVVHLGLLCTQEIPSLRPTIAKALQMLTTEEQLPAPTNPPFTDERTMEFNDTCEDPWYPLNAGLSASIATVTLSSFHSR, encoded by the exons ATGACATGCGGACGACAACTTGGACACAATTCAAGTATCTATGTACCGAATTTTGTTGCCACAATGGAGAACATCAGTGAGCAGATGCGCAATTCAGGATTTGGAGTAGCAGTTACAGGTTCTGGACCTGACGCTGACTATGGCCTTGCTCAATGTTATAGAGACCTTTCTTTACTTGACTGTGTATTATGCTACACTGCTGCCCGAACAGTTCTACCACAATGCTATCCTTACAATGGGGGTCGCATTTTTCTTGATGGTTGCTTCGTGAGATCAGAAAACTATAGCTTCTATGAGGAATATAAAGGACCTGAAGATGAAGTTGTGTGTGGAAATACAACAAGAAAGAATTCAACATTTGGAGAATCAGCTAGGCAGGCTCTTTCAACTGCAGTTTCAACTGCACGAAATAACCAAGGCTATGCAAGGGCTCAGGTGGCAGTTGCAGGGACAAATGAATCAGCTTATGTATTAGTTGATTGCTGGAGGACATTGAATGCAAGCTCTTGCAGAGCATGCTTGGAGAATGCTACCGCGTCCATATTGGGATGTTTACCTTGGTCAGAGGGGAGGGCACTGTATACTGGGTGTTTTATGAGGTACTCGGACAGTAATTTTCTCAATGCAGAGCCAAGGAATGGACGTTCAAGGG GGAAGGTCATAGTGATAGTGGTTTCAATTGTCAGCTCTCTGGTGGTCTTAGGAGTTGGGGTAACTATAGGAATTTATATCAGGAAGCACAGAtacttaaagaagaaaagaagag GTTCAAATGACATACATAAGTTGGTTAAAACCCTTATCGACAGTAGCTTGAACTTCAAGTACTCTACACTTGAGAAGGCTACAGGATCTTTCGATGATGCCAACAAGCTTGGACAAGGAGGATTCGGATCAGTTTATAAG GGAGTTTTGCCAGATGGAAGAGAGATTGCTGTAAAAAGGCTTTTCTTTAACAACAGACATAGAGCAGCAGATTTCTACAATGAAGTTAACATGATAAGCAGTGTGGAACACAAAAATCTAGTCAGATTGTTGGGATGTAGTTGTTCCGGACCTGAAAGCCTCCTTGTCTATGAATTCCTGCCTAACAAGAGCCTTGATCGTTTCATCTTCG ATCAAAACAAAGGCAAAACACTAACTTGGGAGAAGAGATATAACATCATTATGGGGACAGCAGAAGGTTTAGTCTACCTTCATGAAAACTCCAAGATCAGGATCATTCACAGAGACATAAAGGCCAGCAATATTTTATTGGATACTAGGTTCCGTGCTAAAATTGCCGATTTTGGATTGGCCAGGTCTTTCCAGGAAGATAAGAGTCATATCAGCACAGCCATTGCAGGAACACT TGGATACATGGCTCCAGAATACCTTGCTCATGGCCAGTTAACAGAAAAAGCAGATGTATATAGCTTTGGTGTGCTTTTGTTGGAGATTGTCACAGGAAGGCAGAACAACAGGAGCAAAACCTCAGAATACACAGACAGTCTAGTCACCCTT ACGTGGAAGAAATTTCAGGCAGGGACAGTGGAAGAGCTTTATGACCCAAACCTAATGTTGCACAACCACCATAACAGCAACGTGAAGAATGATGTTCTGCGAGTAGTGCATTTAGGACTCTTGTGTACCCAAGAGATACCTTCGCTCCGACCAACAATTGCAAAGGCGCTACAGATGCTAACAACAGAGGAACAACTCCCTGCACCCACTAATCCCCCTTTCACAGACGAAAGAACCATGGAATTCAATGACACATGTGAGGACCCATGGTATCCCCTTAATGCTGGCCTTTCAGCATCAATTGCAACTGTCACCCTCAGTTCCTTCCATTCGAGATGA
- the LOC110631645 gene encoding cysteine-rich receptor-like protein kinase 2 isoform X1 — MRKAILSVNYHCIFFCLIAFLLLYESVMGDPRAQQVKMTCGRQLGHNSSIYVPNFVATMENISEQMRNSGFGVAVTGSGPDADYGLAQCYRDLSLLDCVLCYTAARTVLPQCYPYNGGRIFLDGCFVRSENYSFYEEYKGPEDEVVCGNTTRKNSTFGESARQALSTAVSTARNNQGYARAQVAVAGTNESAYVLVDCWRTLNASSCRACLENATASILGCLPWSEGRALYTGCFMRYSDSNFLNAEPRNGRSRGKVIVIVVSIVSSLVVLGVGVTIGIYIRKHRYLKKKRRGSNDIHKLVKTLIDSSLNFKYSTLEKATGSFDDANKLGQGGFGSVYKGVLPDGREIAVKRLFFNNRHRAADFYNEVNMISSVEHKNLVRLLGCSCSGPESLLVYEFLPNKSLDRFIFDQNKGKTLTWEKRYNIIMGTAEGLVYLHENSKIRIIHRDIKASNILLDTRFRAKIADFGLARSFQEDKSHISTAIAGTLGYMAPEYLAHGQLTEKADVYSFGVLLLEIVTGRQNNRSKTSEYTDSLVTLTWKKFQAGTVEELYDPNLMLHNHHNSNVKNDVLRVVHLGLLCTQEIPSLRPTIAKALQMLTTEEQLPAPTNPPFTDERTMEFNDTCEDPWYPLNAGLSASIATVTLSSFHSR, encoded by the exons ATGAGGAAAGCAATCCTATCAGTTAATTACCATTGCATTTTCTTCTGTCTTATTGCATTTCTGTTACTATATGAATCGGTTATGGGGGATCCCAGAGCTCAACAAGTGAAAATGACATGCGGACGACAACTTGGACACAATTCAAGTATCTATGTACCGAATTTTGTTGCCACAATGGAGAACATCAGTGAGCAGATGCGCAATTCAGGATTTGGAGTAGCAGTTACAGGTTCTGGACCTGACGCTGACTATGGCCTTGCTCAATGTTATAGAGACCTTTCTTTACTTGACTGTGTATTATGCTACACTGCTGCCCGAACAGTTCTACCACAATGCTATCCTTACAATGGGGGTCGCATTTTTCTTGATGGTTGCTTCGTGAGATCAGAAAACTATAGCTTCTATGAGGAATATAAAGGACCTGAAGATGAAGTTGTGTGTGGAAATACAACAAGAAAGAATTCAACATTTGGAGAATCAGCTAGGCAGGCTCTTTCAACTGCAGTTTCAACTGCACGAAATAACCAAGGCTATGCAAGGGCTCAGGTGGCAGTTGCAGGGACAAATGAATCAGCTTATGTATTAGTTGATTGCTGGAGGACATTGAATGCAAGCTCTTGCAGAGCATGCTTGGAGAATGCTACCGCGTCCATATTGGGATGTTTACCTTGGTCAGAGGGGAGGGCACTGTATACTGGGTGTTTTATGAGGTACTCGGACAGTAATTTTCTCAATGCAGAGCCAAGGAATGGACGTTCAAGGG GGAAGGTCATAGTGATAGTGGTTTCAATTGTCAGCTCTCTGGTGGTCTTAGGAGTTGGGGTAACTATAGGAATTTATATCAGGAAGCACAGAtacttaaagaagaaaagaagag GTTCAAATGACATACATAAGTTGGTTAAAACCCTTATCGACAGTAGCTTGAACTTCAAGTACTCTACACTTGAGAAGGCTACAGGATCTTTCGATGATGCCAACAAGCTTGGACAAGGAGGATTCGGATCAGTTTATAAG GGAGTTTTGCCAGATGGAAGAGAGATTGCTGTAAAAAGGCTTTTCTTTAACAACAGACATAGAGCAGCAGATTTCTACAATGAAGTTAACATGATAAGCAGTGTGGAACACAAAAATCTAGTCAGATTGTTGGGATGTAGTTGTTCCGGACCTGAAAGCCTCCTTGTCTATGAATTCCTGCCTAACAAGAGCCTTGATCGTTTCATCTTCG ATCAAAACAAAGGCAAAACACTAACTTGGGAGAAGAGATATAACATCATTATGGGGACAGCAGAAGGTTTAGTCTACCTTCATGAAAACTCCAAGATCAGGATCATTCACAGAGACATAAAGGCCAGCAATATTTTATTGGATACTAGGTTCCGTGCTAAAATTGCCGATTTTGGATTGGCCAGGTCTTTCCAGGAAGATAAGAGTCATATCAGCACAGCCATTGCAGGAACACT TGGATACATGGCTCCAGAATACCTTGCTCATGGCCAGTTAACAGAAAAAGCAGATGTATATAGCTTTGGTGTGCTTTTGTTGGAGATTGTCACAGGAAGGCAGAACAACAGGAGCAAAACCTCAGAATACACAGACAGTCTAGTCACCCTT ACGTGGAAGAAATTTCAGGCAGGGACAGTGGAAGAGCTTTATGACCCAAACCTAATGTTGCACAACCACCATAACAGCAACGTGAAGAATGATGTTCTGCGAGTAGTGCATTTAGGACTCTTGTGTACCCAAGAGATACCTTCGCTCCGACCAACAATTGCAAAGGCGCTACAGATGCTAACAACAGAGGAACAACTCCCTGCACCCACTAATCCCCCTTTCACAGACGAAAGAACCATGGAATTCAATGACACATGTGAGGACCCATGGTATCCCCTTAATGCTGGCCTTTCAGCATCAATTGCAACTGTCACCCTCAGTTCCTTCCATTCGAGATGA